One window of the Pan troglodytes isolate AG18354 chromosome 12, NHGRI_mPanTro3-v2.0_pri, whole genome shotgun sequence genome contains the following:
- the SEMA4F gene encoding semaphorin-4F isoform X3, which translates to MPASAARPLPGPGQLTASPFPLLLLAVLSGPVSGRVPRSVPRTSLPISEADSCLTRFAVPHTYNYSVLLVDPASHTLYVGARDTIFALSLPFSGERPRRIDWMVPEAHRQNCRKKGKKEDECHNFVQILAIANASHLLTCGTFAFDPKCGVIDVSRFQQVERLESGRGKCPFEPAQRSAAVMAGGVLYAATVKNYLGTEPIITRAVGRAEDWIRTDTLPSWLNAPAFVAAVALSPAEWGDEDGDDEIYFFFTETSRAFDSYERIKVPRVARVCAGDLGGRKTLQQRWTTFLKADLLCPGPEHGRASSVLQDVAVLRPELGAGTPIFYGIFSSQWEGATISAVCAFRPQDIRTVLNGPFRELKHDCNRGLPVVDNDVPQPRPGECITNNMKLRHFGSSLSLPDRVLTFIRDHPLMDRPVFPADGHPLLVTTDTAYLRVVAHRVTSLSGKEYDVLYLGTEDGHLHRAVRIGAQLSVLEDLALFPEPQPVENMKLYHSWLLVGSRTEVTQVNTTNCGRLQSCSECILAQDPVCAWSFRLDECVAHAGEHRGLVQDIESADVSSLCPKEPGERPVVFEVPVATAAHVVLPCSPSSAWASCVWHQPSGVTALTPRRDGLEVNVLGKKGI; encoded by the exons ATGCCGGCCTCTGCTGCGCGGCCCCTCCCGGGTCCCGGGCAGCTTACAGCCTCGCCCTTCCCGCTACTGCTGCTGGCGGTGCTGAGCGGCCCGGTATCCGGCCGCGTCCCCCGCTCGGTGCCCAGAACCTCGCTTCCCATCTCTG AGGCTGACTCCTGTCTCACCCGGTTCGCAGTCCCTCACACATACAATTACTCTGTTCTCCTTGTGGATCCTGCCTCCCACACACTTTATGTTGGCGCCCGGGACACCATCTTCGCTTTATCCCTGCCCTTCTCAGGGGAGAGACCCCGCAGG ATTGACTGGATGGTTCCTGAGGCTCACAGACAGAACTGTAGGaagaaaggcaagaaagag GACGAATGTCACAATTTTGTCCAGATTCTCGCCATTGCCAATGCCTCTCACCTCCTCACTTGTGGCACCTTCGCTTTTGATCCGAAGTGCGGGGTTATT GACGTGTCCAGGTTCCAGCAGGTTGAAAGACTTGAGAGTGGCCGGGGGAAATGTCCTTTTGAGCCAGCTCAGCGGTCAGCAGCTGTAATGGCTG GGGGGGTCCTCTATGCTGCCACTGTGAAAAACTACCTGGGGACGGAGCCAATTATCACCCGAGCAGTGGGTCGTGCCGAGGACTGGATTCGGACAGACACCTTGCCTTCCTGGCTGAacg CCCCAGCCTTTGTCGCAGCCGTGGCCTTGAGCCCAGCCGAATGGGGGGATGAAGATGGAGACGACGAAATCTACTTCTTCTTTACGGAGACTTCCCGAGCATTTGACTCATACGAGCGCATTAAAGTCCCACGGGTGGCCCGTGTGTGTGCG GGGGACCTCGGGGGCCGGAAGACCCTCCAGCAGAGATGGACGACGTTTTTGAAAGCTGACCTGCTCTGTCCAGGGCCTGAGCATGGCCGGGCCTCCAGCGTCCTGCAGGATGTTGCTGTGCTTCGACCTGAGCTTGGGGCAGGGACTCCCATCTTTTATGGCATCTTTTCTTCCCAGTG GGAGGGGGCTACTATCTCTGCTGTCTGTGCCTTCCGACCACAAGACATTCGGACAGTGCTGAATGGTCCCTTCAGAGAACTAAAACATGACTGCAACAGAGGACTGCCTGTCGTGGACAATGATGTGCCCCAGCCCAGACCTGGAGAG TGCATCACCAACAACATGAAGCTCCGGCACTTTGGGTCATCTCTCTCCCTGCCTGACCGCGTACTCACCTTCATCCGGGACCACCCACTCATGGACAGGCCAGTGTTTCCAGCTGATGGCCACCCCCTGCTGGTCACTACAGATACAGCCTATCTCAGAGTCGTGGCCCACAGGGTGACCAGCCTCTCAGGGAAAGAGTATGATGTGCTCTACCTGGGGACAG AGGATGGACACCTCCACCGAGCAGTGCGGATCGGAGCTCAACTCAGCGTTCTTGAAGATCTGGCCTTATTCCCAGAGCCACAGCCAGTTGAGAACATGAAATTGTACCAC AGCTGGCTCCTGGTTGGCTCCCGTACTGAGGTGACACAAGTGAATACAACCAACTGTGGCCGTCTCCAGAGCTGCTCAGAGTGCATCCTGGCCCAGGACCCAGTCTGTGCCTGGAGCTTCCGGCTAGATGAGTGTGTGGCCCATGCCGGGGAGCACCGAGG GTTGGTCCAAGACATAGAGTCAGCAGATGTCTCCTCTTTGTGTCCTAAAGAGCCTGGAG AACGTCCAGTAGTGTTTGAAGTTCCCGTGGCTACAGCTGCGCATGTGGTCTTGCCATGTTCTCCAAGCTCAGCATGGGCATCCTGTGTGTGGCACCAGCCCAGTGGAGTGACTGCACTCACCCCCCGGCGGGATGGACTGGAG GTAAACGTCCTTGGAAAAAAGGGAATATGA
- the SEMA4F gene encoding semaphorin-4F isoform X4 yields the protein MPASAARPLPGPGQLTASPFPLLLLAVLSGPVSGRVPRSVPRTSLPISEADSCLTRFAVPHTYNYSVLLVDPASHTLYVGARDTIFALSLPFSGERPRRIDWMVPEAHRQNCRKKGKKEGDLGGRKTLQQRWTTFLKADLLCPGPEHGRASSVLQDVAVLRPELGAGTPIFYGIFSSQWEGATISAVCAFRPQDIRTVLNGPFRELKHDCNRGLPVVDNDVPQPRPGECITNNMKLRHFGSSLSLPDRVLTFIRDHPLMDRPVFPADGHPLLVTTDTAYLRVVAHRVTSLSGKEYDVLYLGTEDGHLHRAVRIGAQLSVLEDLALFPEPQPVENMKLYHSWLLVGSRTEVTQVNTTNCGRLQSCSECILAQDPVCAWSFRLDECVAHAGEHRGLVQDIESADVSSLCPKEPGERPVVFEVPVATAAHVVLPCSPSSAWASCVWHQPSGVTALTPRRDGLEVVVTPGAMGAYACECQEGGAARVVAAYSLVWGSQRDAVSRAHTVGAGLAGFLLGVLAASLTLILIGRRQQRRRQRELLARDKVGLDLGAPPSGTTSYSQDPPSPSPEDERLPLALAKRGSGFGGFSPPFLLDPCPSPAHIRLTGAPLATCDETSI from the exons ATGCCGGCCTCTGCTGCGCGGCCCCTCCCGGGTCCCGGGCAGCTTACAGCCTCGCCCTTCCCGCTACTGCTGCTGGCGGTGCTGAGCGGCCCGGTATCCGGCCGCGTCCCCCGCTCGGTGCCCAGAACCTCGCTTCCCATCTCTG AGGCTGACTCCTGTCTCACCCGGTTCGCAGTCCCTCACACATACAATTACTCTGTTCTCCTTGTGGATCCTGCCTCCCACACACTTTATGTTGGCGCCCGGGACACCATCTTCGCTTTATCCCTGCCCTTCTCAGGGGAGAGACCCCGCAGG ATTGACTGGATGGTTCCTGAGGCTCACAGACAGAACTGTAGGaagaaaggcaagaaagag GGGGACCTCGGGGGCCGGAAGACCCTCCAGCAGAGATGGACGACGTTTTTGAAAGCTGACCTGCTCTGTCCAGGGCCTGAGCATGGCCGGGCCTCCAGCGTCCTGCAGGATGTTGCTGTGCTTCGACCTGAGCTTGGGGCAGGGACTCCCATCTTTTATGGCATCTTTTCTTCCCAGTG GGAGGGGGCTACTATCTCTGCTGTCTGTGCCTTCCGACCACAAGACATTCGGACAGTGCTGAATGGTCCCTTCAGAGAACTAAAACATGACTGCAACAGAGGACTGCCTGTCGTGGACAATGATGTGCCCCAGCCCAGACCTGGAGAG TGCATCACCAACAACATGAAGCTCCGGCACTTTGGGTCATCTCTCTCCCTGCCTGACCGCGTACTCACCTTCATCCGGGACCACCCACTCATGGACAGGCCAGTGTTTCCAGCTGATGGCCACCCCCTGCTGGTCACTACAGATACAGCCTATCTCAGAGTCGTGGCCCACAGGGTGACCAGCCTCTCAGGGAAAGAGTATGATGTGCTCTACCTGGGGACAG AGGATGGACACCTCCACCGAGCAGTGCGGATCGGAGCTCAACTCAGCGTTCTTGAAGATCTGGCCTTATTCCCAGAGCCACAGCCAGTTGAGAACATGAAATTGTACCAC AGCTGGCTCCTGGTTGGCTCCCGTACTGAGGTGACACAAGTGAATACAACCAACTGTGGCCGTCTCCAGAGCTGCTCAGAGTGCATCCTGGCCCAGGACCCAGTCTGTGCCTGGAGCTTCCGGCTAGATGAGTGTGTGGCCCATGCCGGGGAGCACCGAGG GTTGGTCCAAGACATAGAGTCAGCAGATGTCTCCTCTTTGTGTCCTAAAGAGCCTGGAG AACGTCCAGTAGTGTTTGAAGTTCCCGTGGCTACAGCTGCGCATGTGGTCTTGCCATGTTCTCCAAGCTCAGCATGGGCATCCTGTGTGTGGCACCAGCCCAGTGGAGTGACTGCACTCACCCCCCGGCGGGATGGACTGGAGGTGGTGGTGACCCCAGGGGCCATGGGCGCTTATGCCTGTGAATGTCAGGAGGGTGGGGCAGCCCGTGTGGTAGCAGCTTACAGCTTGGTATGGGGCAGCCAGCGAGATGCTGTGAGCCGGGCCCACACAGTGGGGGCGGGACTGGCTGGCTTCTTGTTGGGGGTTCTCGCAGCATCCCTGACTCTCATTCTGATTGGTCGGCGTCAGCAGCGACGGCGACAGAGGGAACTTCTGGCTAGAGACAAGGTGGGCTTGGACCTGGGGGCTCCACCTTCTGGGACCACAAGCTACAGCCAagaccctccctccccctctcctgaAGATGAGCGGTTGCCGCTGGCCCTGGCCAAGAGGGGCAGTGGCTTTGGTGGATTCTCACCACCCTTCCTGCTTGATCCTTGCCCAAGCCCAGCCCACATTCGGCTAACTGGGGCCCCTCTAGCCACATGTGATGAAACATCCATCTAG
- the SEMA4F gene encoding semaphorin-4F isoform X2 — protein sequence MPASAARPLPGPGQLTASPFPLLLLAVLSGPVSGRVPRSVPRTSLPISEADSCLTRFAVPHTYNYSVLLVDPASHTLYVGARDTIFALSLPFSGERPRRIDWMVPEAHRQNCRKKGKKEDVSRFQQVERLESGRGKCPFEPAQRSAAVMAGGVLYAATVKNYLGTEPIITRAVGRAEDWIRTDTLPSWLNAPAFVAAVALSPAEWGDEDGDDEIYFFFTETSRAFDSYERIKVPRVARVCAGDLGGRKTLQQRWTTFLKADLLCPGPEHGRASSVLQDVAVLRPELGAGTPIFYGIFSSQWEGATISAVCAFRPQDIRTVLNGPFRELKHDCNRGLPVVDNDVPQPRPGECITNNMKLRHFGSSLSLPDRVLTFIRDHPLMDRPVFPADGHPLLVTTDTAYLRVVAHRVTSLSGKEYDVLYLGTEDGHLHRAVRIGAQLSVLEDLALFPEPQPVENMKLYHSWLLVGSRTEVTQVNTTNCGRLQSCSECILAQDPVCAWSFRLDECVAHAGEHRGLVQDIESADVSSLCPKEPGERPVVFEVPVATAAHVVLPCSPSSAWASCVWHQPSGVTALTPRRDGLEVVVTPGAMGAYACECQEGGAARVVAAYSLVWGSQRDAVSRAHTVGAGLAGFLLGVLAASLTLILIGRRQQRRRQRELLARDKVGLDLGAPPSGTTSYSQDPPSPSPEDERLPLALAKRGSGFGGFSPPFLLDPCPSPAHIRLTGAPLATCDETSI from the exons ATGCCGGCCTCTGCTGCGCGGCCCCTCCCGGGTCCCGGGCAGCTTACAGCCTCGCCCTTCCCGCTACTGCTGCTGGCGGTGCTGAGCGGCCCGGTATCCGGCCGCGTCCCCCGCTCGGTGCCCAGAACCTCGCTTCCCATCTCTG AGGCTGACTCCTGTCTCACCCGGTTCGCAGTCCCTCACACATACAATTACTCTGTTCTCCTTGTGGATCCTGCCTCCCACACACTTTATGTTGGCGCCCGGGACACCATCTTCGCTTTATCCCTGCCCTTCTCAGGGGAGAGACCCCGCAGG ATTGACTGGATGGTTCCTGAGGCTCACAGACAGAACTGTAGGaagaaaggcaagaaagag GACGTGTCCAGGTTCCAGCAGGTTGAAAGACTTGAGAGTGGCCGGGGGAAATGTCCTTTTGAGCCAGCTCAGCGGTCAGCAGCTGTAATGGCTG GGGGGGTCCTCTATGCTGCCACTGTGAAAAACTACCTGGGGACGGAGCCAATTATCACCCGAGCAGTGGGTCGTGCCGAGGACTGGATTCGGACAGACACCTTGCCTTCCTGGCTGAacg CCCCAGCCTTTGTCGCAGCCGTGGCCTTGAGCCCAGCCGAATGGGGGGATGAAGATGGAGACGACGAAATCTACTTCTTCTTTACGGAGACTTCCCGAGCATTTGACTCATACGAGCGCATTAAAGTCCCACGGGTGGCCCGTGTGTGTGCG GGGGACCTCGGGGGCCGGAAGACCCTCCAGCAGAGATGGACGACGTTTTTGAAAGCTGACCTGCTCTGTCCAGGGCCTGAGCATGGCCGGGCCTCCAGCGTCCTGCAGGATGTTGCTGTGCTTCGACCTGAGCTTGGGGCAGGGACTCCCATCTTTTATGGCATCTTTTCTTCCCAGTG GGAGGGGGCTACTATCTCTGCTGTCTGTGCCTTCCGACCACAAGACATTCGGACAGTGCTGAATGGTCCCTTCAGAGAACTAAAACATGACTGCAACAGAGGACTGCCTGTCGTGGACAATGATGTGCCCCAGCCCAGACCTGGAGAG TGCATCACCAACAACATGAAGCTCCGGCACTTTGGGTCATCTCTCTCCCTGCCTGACCGCGTACTCACCTTCATCCGGGACCACCCACTCATGGACAGGCCAGTGTTTCCAGCTGATGGCCACCCCCTGCTGGTCACTACAGATACAGCCTATCTCAGAGTCGTGGCCCACAGGGTGACCAGCCTCTCAGGGAAAGAGTATGATGTGCTCTACCTGGGGACAG AGGATGGACACCTCCACCGAGCAGTGCGGATCGGAGCTCAACTCAGCGTTCTTGAAGATCTGGCCTTATTCCCAGAGCCACAGCCAGTTGAGAACATGAAATTGTACCAC AGCTGGCTCCTGGTTGGCTCCCGTACTGAGGTGACACAAGTGAATACAACCAACTGTGGCCGTCTCCAGAGCTGCTCAGAGTGCATCCTGGCCCAGGACCCAGTCTGTGCCTGGAGCTTCCGGCTAGATGAGTGTGTGGCCCATGCCGGGGAGCACCGAGG GTTGGTCCAAGACATAGAGTCAGCAGATGTCTCCTCTTTGTGTCCTAAAGAGCCTGGAG AACGTCCAGTAGTGTTTGAAGTTCCCGTGGCTACAGCTGCGCATGTGGTCTTGCCATGTTCTCCAAGCTCAGCATGGGCATCCTGTGTGTGGCACCAGCCCAGTGGAGTGACTGCACTCACCCCCCGGCGGGATGGACTGGAGGTGGTGGTGACCCCAGGGGCCATGGGCGCTTATGCCTGTGAATGTCAGGAGGGTGGGGCAGCCCGTGTGGTAGCAGCTTACAGCTTGGTATGGGGCAGCCAGCGAGATGCTGTGAGCCGGGCCCACACAGTGGGGGCGGGACTGGCTGGCTTCTTGTTGGGGGTTCTCGCAGCATCCCTGACTCTCATTCTGATTGGTCGGCGTCAGCAGCGACGGCGACAGAGGGAACTTCTGGCTAGAGACAAGGTGGGCTTGGACCTGGGGGCTCCACCTTCTGGGACCACAAGCTACAGCCAagaccctccctccccctctcctgaAGATGAGCGGTTGCCGCTGGCCCTGGCCAAGAGGGGCAGTGGCTTTGGTGGATTCTCACCACCCTTCCTGCTTGATCCTTGCCCAAGCCCAGCCCACATTCGGCTAACTGGGGCCCCTCTAGCCACATGTGATGAAACATCCATCTAG
- the SEMA4F gene encoding semaphorin-4F isoform X1: MPASAARPLPGPGQLTASPFPLLLLAVLSGPVSGRVPRSVPRTSLPISEADSCLTRFAVPHTYNYSVLLVDPASHTLYVGARDTIFALSLPFSGERPRRIDWMVPEAHRQNCRKKGKKEDECHNFVQILAIANASHLLTCGTFAFDPKCGVIDVSRFQQVERLESGRGKCPFEPAQRSAAVMAGGVLYAATVKNYLGTEPIITRAVGRAEDWIRTDTLPSWLNAPAFVAAVALSPAEWGDEDGDDEIYFFFTETSRAFDSYERIKVPRVARVCAGDLGGRKTLQQRWTTFLKADLLCPGPEHGRASSVLQDVAVLRPELGAGTPIFYGIFSSQWEGATISAVCAFRPQDIRTVLNGPFRELKHDCNRGLPVVDNDVPQPRPGECITNNMKLRHFGSSLSLPDRVLTFIRDHPLMDRPVFPADGHPLLVTTDTAYLRVVAHRVTSLSGKEYDVLYLGTEDGHLHRAVRIGAQLSVLEDLALFPEPQPVENMKLYHSWLLVGSRTEVTQVNTTNCGRLQSCSECILAQDPVCAWSFRLDECVAHAGEHRGLVQDIESADVSSLCPKEPGERPVVFEVPVATAAHVVLPCSPSSAWASCVWHQPSGVTALTPRRDGLEVVVTPGAMGAYACECQEGGAARVVAAYSLVWGSQRDAVSRAHTVGAGLAGFLLGVLAASLTLILIGRRQQRRRQRELLARDKVGLDLGAPPSGTTSYSQDPPSPSPEDERLPLALAKRGSGFGGFSPPFLLDPCPSPAHIRLTGAPLATCDETSI, translated from the exons ATGCCGGCCTCTGCTGCGCGGCCCCTCCCGGGTCCCGGGCAGCTTACAGCCTCGCCCTTCCCGCTACTGCTGCTGGCGGTGCTGAGCGGCCCGGTATCCGGCCGCGTCCCCCGCTCGGTGCCCAGAACCTCGCTTCCCATCTCTG AGGCTGACTCCTGTCTCACCCGGTTCGCAGTCCCTCACACATACAATTACTCTGTTCTCCTTGTGGATCCTGCCTCCCACACACTTTATGTTGGCGCCCGGGACACCATCTTCGCTTTATCCCTGCCCTTCTCAGGGGAGAGACCCCGCAGG ATTGACTGGATGGTTCCTGAGGCTCACAGACAGAACTGTAGGaagaaaggcaagaaagag GACGAATGTCACAATTTTGTCCAGATTCTCGCCATTGCCAATGCCTCTCACCTCCTCACTTGTGGCACCTTCGCTTTTGATCCGAAGTGCGGGGTTATT GACGTGTCCAGGTTCCAGCAGGTTGAAAGACTTGAGAGTGGCCGGGGGAAATGTCCTTTTGAGCCAGCTCAGCGGTCAGCAGCTGTAATGGCTG GGGGGGTCCTCTATGCTGCCACTGTGAAAAACTACCTGGGGACGGAGCCAATTATCACCCGAGCAGTGGGTCGTGCCGAGGACTGGATTCGGACAGACACCTTGCCTTCCTGGCTGAacg CCCCAGCCTTTGTCGCAGCCGTGGCCTTGAGCCCAGCCGAATGGGGGGATGAAGATGGAGACGACGAAATCTACTTCTTCTTTACGGAGACTTCCCGAGCATTTGACTCATACGAGCGCATTAAAGTCCCACGGGTGGCCCGTGTGTGTGCG GGGGACCTCGGGGGCCGGAAGACCCTCCAGCAGAGATGGACGACGTTTTTGAAAGCTGACCTGCTCTGTCCAGGGCCTGAGCATGGCCGGGCCTCCAGCGTCCTGCAGGATGTTGCTGTGCTTCGACCTGAGCTTGGGGCAGGGACTCCCATCTTTTATGGCATCTTTTCTTCCCAGTG GGAGGGGGCTACTATCTCTGCTGTCTGTGCCTTCCGACCACAAGACATTCGGACAGTGCTGAATGGTCCCTTCAGAGAACTAAAACATGACTGCAACAGAGGACTGCCTGTCGTGGACAATGATGTGCCCCAGCCCAGACCTGGAGAG TGCATCACCAACAACATGAAGCTCCGGCACTTTGGGTCATCTCTCTCCCTGCCTGACCGCGTACTCACCTTCATCCGGGACCACCCACTCATGGACAGGCCAGTGTTTCCAGCTGATGGCCACCCCCTGCTGGTCACTACAGATACAGCCTATCTCAGAGTCGTGGCCCACAGGGTGACCAGCCTCTCAGGGAAAGAGTATGATGTGCTCTACCTGGGGACAG AGGATGGACACCTCCACCGAGCAGTGCGGATCGGAGCTCAACTCAGCGTTCTTGAAGATCTGGCCTTATTCCCAGAGCCACAGCCAGTTGAGAACATGAAATTGTACCAC AGCTGGCTCCTGGTTGGCTCCCGTACTGAGGTGACACAAGTGAATACAACCAACTGTGGCCGTCTCCAGAGCTGCTCAGAGTGCATCCTGGCCCAGGACCCAGTCTGTGCCTGGAGCTTCCGGCTAGATGAGTGTGTGGCCCATGCCGGGGAGCACCGAGG GTTGGTCCAAGACATAGAGTCAGCAGATGTCTCCTCTTTGTGTCCTAAAGAGCCTGGAG AACGTCCAGTAGTGTTTGAAGTTCCCGTGGCTACAGCTGCGCATGTGGTCTTGCCATGTTCTCCAAGCTCAGCATGGGCATCCTGTGTGTGGCACCAGCCCAGTGGAGTGACTGCACTCACCCCCCGGCGGGATGGACTGGAGGTGGTGGTGACCCCAGGGGCCATGGGCGCTTATGCCTGTGAATGTCAGGAGGGTGGGGCAGCCCGTGTGGTAGCAGCTTACAGCTTGGTATGGGGCAGCCAGCGAGATGCTGTGAGCCGGGCCCACACAGTGGGGGCGGGACTGGCTGGCTTCTTGTTGGGGGTTCTCGCAGCATCCCTGACTCTCATTCTGATTGGTCGGCGTCAGCAGCGACGGCGACAGAGGGAACTTCTGGCTAGAGACAAGGTGGGCTTGGACCTGGGGGCTCCACCTTCTGGGACCACAAGCTACAGCCAagaccctccctccccctctcctgaAGATGAGCGGTTGCCGCTGGCCCTGGCCAAGAGGGGCAGTGGCTTTGGTGGATTCTCACCACCCTTCCTGCTTGATCCTTGCCCAAGCCCAGCCCACATTCGGCTAACTGGGGCCCCTCTAGCCACATGTGATGAAACATCCATCTAG